Proteins encoded together in one Candidatus Neomarinimicrobiota bacterium window:
- a CDS encoding efflux RND transporter periplasmic adaptor subunit has protein sequence MAKKKAKKKKKRRNIILISGAVVIVAVIVLVKVLRSDVQPIEVQREKVRRQKIVHKVTASGTIQPERQVDISANLSSLIMEIMVEEGDSVMLGQLLISLDKTRYEASAEQVLSRLKSAEANLVKSTALKDRAEKLYSEQLVSSQEFESATAQFQLAESEVELAKAALKSAMDDLSKTSLLAPGWGVVTQVRKDEGEMALGSTFQADVLMSIADLSRMEVVVEVNENDVVDVSEGDTAEIEIDAFQDTVFHGIVKEIAHVAQTTAVGTQEQVTNFNVKVRMLKVPEGIRQGMSATVDVITDVKQDVLAIPIQALTVRAEKPAGSPGKSRRREGSRGPPGGGEWKKQKMVEVVFVMSDTLVGNGENPSPSKSNGTQFAEQRPVNVGLSSETHYEVLSGLEEGEEIVTGSYKAISRDLQHNSPVTGKERGAPETEEKSGE, from the coding sequence ATGGCAAAGAAGAAGGCAAAAAAGAAAAAAAAGAGACGAAACATCATTCTGATTTCCGGTGCCGTCGTAATTGTTGCGGTCATCGTCCTCGTGAAAGTCCTCAGGTCGGACGTTCAGCCCATTGAAGTCCAGAGGGAAAAAGTGAGACGGCAAAAGATTGTCCATAAAGTGACGGCATCCGGAACGATTCAGCCCGAAAGGCAGGTGGACATCAGTGCCAATCTCAGTTCGCTGATTATGGAGATCATGGTTGAAGAGGGAGACTCGGTGATGTTGGGTCAGCTCCTCATATCGCTGGACAAGACGCGCTATGAAGCGTCGGCGGAGCAGGTTCTCTCGCGTTTGAAGTCCGCCGAAGCAAATCTTGTCAAATCGACGGCTTTGAAGGATCGCGCCGAAAAACTGTATTCAGAGCAGCTAGTGTCCAGTCAGGAGTTCGAGTCGGCCACGGCCCAGTTTCAGCTCGCAGAGAGTGAAGTGGAGCTGGCGAAGGCGGCCCTTAAATCGGCCATGGATGATCTGTCAAAAACGAGCTTGCTCGCTCCCGGTTGGGGTGTGGTAACTCAGGTCAGGAAAGATGAGGGGGAGATGGCTCTGGGATCCACCTTCCAGGCCGATGTCCTGATGTCCATCGCCGATCTCAGCAGGATGGAGGTGGTGGTGGAAGTGAATGAGAATGACGTTGTGGACGTTTCCGAGGGAGACACAGCGGAAATTGAAATTGATGCCTTTCAGGATACCGTATTCCACGGGATCGTAAAGGAGATTGCTCACGTGGCTCAGACCACCGCCGTGGGGACGCAGGAACAGGTTACGAATTTCAACGTGAAGGTCAGGATGCTTAAGGTTCCTGAAGGAATCCGGCAGGGGATGTCGGCTACCGTCGATGTCATCACGGATGTAAAACAAGACGTTCTTGCCATCCCCATTCAGGCTCTGACGGTTCGGGCCGAAAAGCCTGCTGGCAGTCCGGGGAAATCCCGCCGCCGGGAAGGGTCACGGGGTCCCCCGGGGGGCGGAGAATGGAAAAAACAGAAGATGGTTGAAGTCGTTTTCGTCATGAGCGACACCTTGGTGGGGAATGGGGAGAATCCCTCCCCCTCAAAGTCAAACGGGACCCAGTTTGCGGAGCAGAGACCGGTGAATGTTGGCCTGTCGAGTGAGACCCATTATGAGGTCCTGTCGGGACTCGAAGAGGGAGAGGAGATTGTCACGGGGAGTTACAAGGCAATTTCCCGGGATCTCCAGCACAACTCTCCCGTCACAGGGAAGGAGAGGGGAGCGCCTGAGACGGAAGAGAAGAGCGGAGAATGA
- a CDS encoding TolC family protein: protein MFFSNHTVSPGSKFSSYLLAFLTFLTGGALLGQPVYTLSDCIRVALENQPGIRIARLRVQSSLAGVKGSLANILPTVSYRAGYLNQGSYVNPEIAFTVPESEYYSGGISLNQTIYDGGRWWNQIAAANTLYEYTNISKTQTRITVILEVKKAFYQYLKNLQLLEVSRQSVELAKHQLELVKHQYEVEAVARTDLLKQRVQLGNMEVDALNQEAATTNSFNELANAMGLEVGTEFSVLDNPEVNPVPMESFPVVWKKVTETNPSLLAQQMQVDNSALALKIARSGYFPTLSLSVGYDGSSTAFDQLYTDVDKHWRLQTRLSVSYPLFTGFSRSTQVEGSRLEYKIERENQRTLLRNLQVQLDFTMRQLSNLDKMIPIFEETRQSAEEDQRLARERYNLGAATILDVLDAQLSVARANSSLVRAIYDRKILQAQLDALLGKSG, encoded by the coding sequence ATGTTTTTCTCAAATCATACCGTTTCGCCAGGGTCGAAATTCTCCAGTTATCTGCTGGCATTTCTCACATTCCTGACTGGAGGCGCCCTGTTGGGACAGCCAGTCTACACACTGAGCGACTGCATCCGCGTTGCTCTGGAGAATCAACCCGGCATACGCATCGCGCGTCTGAGAGTTCAGTCTTCGCTCGCTGGAGTGAAGGGATCTTTGGCCAATATACTGCCCACCGTGAGCTACAGGGCGGGCTATCTGAACCAGGGATCCTATGTCAACCCGGAAATCGCATTTACCGTCCCGGAGAGTGAATACTACTCCGGGGGAATTTCCCTGAATCAGACCATCTACGATGGTGGGAGGTGGTGGAATCAGATAGCCGCCGCAAATACCCTGTATGAATACACCAACATATCTAAGACTCAGACGAGGATCACCGTTATCCTGGAGGTGAAAAAAGCGTTCTATCAATACTTGAAGAATTTGCAGCTTCTGGAAGTATCGAGGCAGTCCGTGGAGCTGGCGAAACATCAGCTGGAACTTGTGAAGCACCAGTATGAGGTGGAGGCCGTTGCCCGGACGGACCTGTTGAAGCAGCGGGTCCAGCTGGGTAATATGGAGGTGGACGCTCTCAATCAGGAGGCCGCGACGACAAATTCCTTCAATGAACTTGCGAATGCGATGGGTCTGGAGGTGGGGACGGAATTTTCCGTCTTGGACAATCCTGAGGTGAATCCGGTTCCCATGGAATCTTTCCCCGTTGTCTGGAAAAAGGTGACAGAGACCAATCCATCTTTACTCGCTCAGCAGATGCAAGTGGACAATTCAGCTCTGGCTTTGAAGATAGCGCGTTCCGGGTATTTTCCCACATTGTCCCTCTCAGTGGGCTATGATGGATCATCGACGGCCTTTGATCAGCTCTACACCGATGTGGATAAGCACTGGAGGCTCCAGACACGCCTTTCCGTTTCGTATCCCCTCTTCACCGGATTCTCCCGGTCGACGCAGGTTGAAGGTTCGCGGTTGGAGTACAAAATTGAAAGGGAGAATCAGAGGACACTTCTGAGAAATCTTCAGGTTCAGCTCGATTTTACCATGAGACAACTCAGTAATCTGGACAAGATGATTCCCATTTTTGAAGAGACCAGACAGTCGGCGGAGGAGGATCAGCGGCTGGCCCGGGAGAGGTACAATTTAGGGGCCGCGACGATCCTGGATGTTCTGGATGCTCAACTATCGGTGGCCAGGGCAAACAGTTCCCTGGTGCGGGCCATCTACGACAGGAAAATTCTTCAAGCACAGCTTGACGCGTTGTTGGGCAAATCAGGATGA
- a CDS encoding sigma-70 family RNA polymerase sigma factor: MPTDANRSLSRYLEEIGKFEPLAPQREIELAQRVKQNDLQALKELTEANLRFVVSVAKDYQGQGLPLTDLINEGNLGLIKAAERFDETRGFKFISYAVWWIRQSILQALAEHSRIVRLPLNRVGTISKITKAAEDLESDYERPPNEDEIAKRLEMQSDEVTDAIRISRRHHSLHAPFRDGDKNSLMDVIKDNKQTPPDSLLMTESLKEEIRSCLESLKDRERDVIKMYFGIDRDYALTLNEIGEEFSLTRERVRQIKEKAIRRLRHKSRSKALRTYLG; this comes from the coding sequence ATGCCAACTGACGCAAACAGAAGTCTAAGCCGTTATCTCGAAGAAATCGGAAAGTTTGAACCCCTCGCTCCCCAGAGGGAGATTGAACTTGCCCAACGTGTCAAACAGAATGACCTCCAAGCTTTGAAGGAACTCACGGAGGCAAATCTTCGCTTCGTGGTCTCTGTGGCAAAGGATTACCAGGGCCAGGGACTCCCTCTGACGGATCTCATCAACGAGGGGAATCTTGGCCTCATCAAGGCTGCGGAAAGGTTTGACGAAACCCGAGGGTTCAAATTCATTTCCTACGCCGTCTGGTGGATTCGCCAGTCCATTTTGCAGGCTCTGGCGGAACATTCCAGAATCGTCCGCCTTCCCCTCAACCGTGTGGGTACCATCAGTAAGATCACGAAGGCGGCCGAGGATCTTGAATCGGATTATGAGCGTCCGCCCAATGAGGATGAGATTGCGAAGCGGTTGGAGATGCAGTCCGATGAAGTGACGGACGCTATCCGAATCTCGAGAAGGCACCATTCCCTTCACGCACCCTTTCGGGATGGAGATAAGAACTCCCTCATGGATGTTATCAAGGACAACAAACAGACACCGCCAGACTCGCTCCTTATGACGGAATCCCTGAAAGAGGAAATCCGGAGCTGCCTGGAATCCCTGAAGGACAGGGAGCGGGATGTAATCAAGATGTATTTCGGTATCGACCGGGACTACGCCCTCACCCTGAATGAAATTGGAGAGGAGTTCAGTCTCACTCGTGAGCGCGTGCGCCAAATAAAAGAGAAAGCCATCCGTCGACTTCGCCATAAGTCTCGCAGCAAAGCGCTCAGGACCTATCTGGGCTAA
- the rpsU gene encoding 30S ribosomal protein S21, whose amino-acid sequence MVHVTVRKGEPLERALRRFKKKYEKAGILREVRRKSYYLKPSAARRAGKGKSRRY is encoded by the coding sequence TTGGTTCATGTCACAGTTCGTAAGGGTGAACCTCTTGAGCGGGCTCTCAGACGCTTCAAGAAAAAGTACGAAAAGGCAGGCATACTGAGGGAGGTCAGGAGAAAATCATATTATCTGAAACCCAGCGCGGCCAGACGAGCAGGGAAAGGGAAGTCGAGACGGTACTGA
- the glmM gene encoding phosphoglucosamine mutase translates to MLIQGVSGVRGLFPSDLDAPLARRYAVAFHRFCGAGALVVGRDTRRSGAKLISAILDLFESVGREIRDSGICPTPTVQFTVEDTDAVGGIVVTASHNPGNWNGLKFITGDGCFLNAEEFERLSQLFGENEELEKLSGDELGTYSRFDGAIRRHVDRILAVEWIDVEDIKKRRFSVAVDTINGAASEALPMLLEQLGCRVVRLNCDFSGKFAHPPEPLPSNLVTLSETVKEHHCDVGLATDPDGDRLAVVDERGQPLGDEYTLVLAVDDFLRSTGSSETIVTNLSTTQAVDRVATTYGANVKRSAVGEINVVELMKEVNSPIGGEGNGGVILRDVHLGRDALVAAALVMDRMEKSGEPLSTIFQGFPRYWMVKDKVSVSGVDLDDAFKAISETYFDAEKNTLDGLKLLWPDRWVHIRSSNTEPIVRVYAEAPTRDQAQQLVAEVKENIA, encoded by the coding sequence ATGCTAATCCAGGGTGTCTCCGGAGTTCGAGGTCTGTTTCCCTCCGATCTTGACGCTCCCCTTGCAAGAAGGTATGCCGTTGCCTTTCATCGCTTCTGCGGTGCAGGGGCTCTGGTCGTGGGGCGGGATACCCGGCGTTCAGGTGCAAAACTGATCTCCGCTATCCTCGATCTGTTTGAATCGGTGGGAAGGGAAATTCGGGACAGCGGCATCTGTCCCACTCCCACCGTGCAGTTCACAGTTGAGGATACCGATGCCGTTGGGGGGATCGTGGTGACGGCGAGCCACAATCCGGGAAACTGGAATGGTTTGAAATTCATCACCGGGGACGGTTGCTTTCTGAACGCGGAAGAATTCGAACGTCTCAGCCAGCTGTTCGGGGAAAATGAAGAGCTCGAAAAGCTTTCCGGAGATGAACTCGGAACCTACTCCAGATTTGACGGGGCAATCCGGCGGCACGTGGACCGGATACTTGCCGTGGAGTGGATTGATGTGGAAGATATCAAAAAGCGTCGTTTCTCGGTTGCGGTGGATACCATAAATGGTGCGGCAAGCGAGGCACTGCCCATGCTGCTGGAGCAGCTGGGCTGCCGGGTGGTGAGGCTGAACTGCGATTTCTCCGGAAAGTTCGCCCATCCGCCGGAACCTCTCCCTTCCAATCTGGTCACTTTGAGCGAAACCGTCAAAGAACACCATTGTGACGTGGGACTTGCCACCGATCCCGACGGGGACCGGCTGGCCGTCGTTGATGAACGGGGCCAACCCCTGGGGGACGAATATACCCTCGTACTGGCGGTGGACGATTTCTTGCGCTCAACGGGATCCAGCGAGACCATCGTCACGAACCTTTCCACAACTCAGGCGGTGGACCGCGTGGCAACGACCTATGGGGCAAACGTTAAACGTTCCGCCGTGGGAGAGATCAATGTGGTCGAGCTGATGAAAGAGGTGAATTCGCCCATAGGCGGTGAAGGGAACGGAGGGGTGATTCTTAGAGACGTCCACCTGGGACGAGATGCACTGGTGGCGGCGGCATTGGTGATGGACAGAATGGAAAAGTCTGGCGAACCCCTGAGTACCATCTTTCAAGGGTTTCCCAGGTATTGGATGGTAAAGGACAAAGTTTCTGTTTCAGGTGTAGATTTAGATGACGCGTTCAAGGCGATCTCTGAAACTTACTTTGACGCAGAGAAGAATACTCTTGACGGACTCAAGCTGCTCTGGCCGGATCGGTGGGTTCACATCCGCTCGTCAAACACGGAGCCAATAGTGCGCGTCTACGCGGAGGCACCCACCAGAGATCAAGCTCAGCAACTGGTTGCGGAGGTTAAAGAAAATATCGCGTGA
- the deoC gene encoding deoxyribose-phosphate aldolase, with protein MTPADTVVKVARPIDQIGVEERAARLFKRSIKKESKIDALNTILSMIDLTTLEGKDSPGKVKQLCYKAAHLHDQFPGLPTVAAVCVYPTMIPVAKKALEGTEIKVASVATAFPSGMASLEVKLEEVEKVVSDGADEVDMVISRGRFLRGEYAFVSDEIAAVKQACGSATLKVILETGELVTLDNVRKASDIAMHAGADFIKTSTGKIYPAATPPVVLVMLEAIRDFYYDTGRQVGMKSAGGIKTAKQAVQYLVMLRETVGQSWMTPALYRFGASSLANDVLMQIVKQSSGVYQSMNYFSVD; from the coding sequence GTGACACCAGCAGATACAGTTGTTAAAGTAGCGCGCCCCATAGATCAGATTGGTGTAGAAGAACGAGCAGCTCGTCTGTTCAAGAGGAGTATCAAGAAGGAATCCAAAATCGATGCCTTGAACACGATCCTGAGCATGATTGATCTAACGACTCTGGAGGGGAAGGATTCACCCGGTAAAGTGAAACAGCTCTGCTACAAAGCTGCCCACCTGCATGACCAGTTTCCTGGATTGCCCACGGTGGCAGCGGTATGCGTATATCCAACAATGATCCCCGTGGCAAAAAAGGCACTAGAAGGGACGGAAATCAAGGTAGCCTCGGTAGCCACGGCATTTCCCAGCGGAATGGCCTCTCTGGAGGTCAAACTGGAGGAAGTCGAGAAAGTTGTCAGCGACGGCGCTGATGAGGTGGACATGGTCATTTCCCGGGGTCGGTTTCTGCGTGGCGAATATGCATTTGTCAGTGATGAGATTGCGGCAGTGAAACAGGCCTGTGGTTCCGCCACTCTGAAGGTCATTCTGGAAACAGGCGAGTTGGTTACCCTGGATAATGTCCGCAAAGCCAGTGATATTGCCATGCATGCCGGGGCAGATTTCATTAAAACATCAACCGGGAAGATATATCCGGCAGCCACCCCACCGGTGGTTCTGGTCATGCTGGAAGCCATTCGCGATTTCTATTACGACACAGGTCGACAAGTCGGCATGAAATCGGCGGGGGGAATCAAAACGGCCAAACAGGCTGTTCAATACCTGGTCATGCTGCGAGAGACGGTTGGCCAGAGTTGGATGACACCCGCCCTCTACCGGTTTGGTGCCAGCTCGCTGGCGAATGATGTTCTCATGCAGATTGTCAAACAATCTTCGGGTGTCTATCAGTCCATGAATTACTTTTCCGTTGACTAA
- a CDS encoding aldehyde dehydrogenase family protein — translation MKAGEPRIDFDTDWTYSPAPESKDHIGLKDRYDLFINGEFQPPKNGRYFDTINPATEQKLSEVPETTQADVDAAVLAAREAYEAGWSRMAPSTRGKYIYRIARLLQERAREFAVIESMDGGKPIRESRDVDIPLAAAHFFYYAGWADKLEYAFPGRRVRPMGVAGQIIPWNFPILMAAWKIAPALATGNTVVLKSAETTPLTAMKLAEIIQEADLPPGVVNIITGGARTGQMIVNHPDVDKIAFTGSTEVGKYIQRTLAGTGKACTLELGGKAANIVFEDSAIDQAVEGIVNGIFFNQGHVCCAGSRLYVQEGVAHEIIQKLKDRIATLIVGDPLDKNTDIGAINSKPQLEKIQTYVKIGVDEGGTLYQPRCDLPEKGYWHPPTLFTNVSQSHRIVQEEIFGPVLPIQTFRTADEAIEKANNTPYGLSGGVWTDKGSKIFKITKEIRAGVIWANTFNKFDPSSPFGGYKESGMGREGGVPGLLPYVVLV, via the coding sequence ATGAAAGCAGGTGAGCCCAGAATCGATTTTGATACGGACTGGACCTACAGTCCGGCGCCGGAAAGTAAAGATCATATCGGGTTGAAGGACCGGTACGACTTATTCATCAATGGTGAATTTCAACCGCCAAAAAATGGGCGCTATTTTGATACGATTAATCCAGCGACGGAACAAAAACTGTCTGAAGTGCCCGAGACTACACAGGCTGACGTGGATGCGGCTGTCCTGGCGGCAAGAGAGGCGTATGAAGCAGGATGGTCCAGAATGGCGCCATCGACGCGAGGTAAATACATTTACCGTATTGCCCGTTTGCTCCAGGAACGGGCACGGGAATTTGCCGTCATAGAATCGATGGATGGAGGCAAGCCGATTCGTGAATCAAGAGATGTGGACATACCTCTGGCAGCAGCCCACTTTTTCTATTATGCCGGTTGGGCGGATAAGCTCGAGTATGCTTTCCCCGGACGTCGTGTGAGGCCAATGGGCGTGGCGGGACAGATCATCCCCTGGAATTTTCCCATCCTGATGGCCGCATGGAAAATCGCTCCTGCGCTGGCAACCGGCAATACTGTCGTTCTCAAATCGGCGGAAACGACTCCACTCACCGCAATGAAACTGGCGGAAATCATTCAGGAAGCAGATCTGCCACCGGGCGTTGTAAATATTATTACAGGAGGGGCGAGAACCGGCCAAATGATTGTCAATCACCCTGATGTGGATAAAATTGCCTTTACCGGTTCGACTGAAGTAGGGAAGTATATCCAAAGGACTCTAGCCGGCACGGGCAAGGCATGCACTCTGGAGCTGGGCGGTAAAGCCGCCAACATTGTTTTTGAGGATTCGGCCATTGATCAGGCGGTGGAAGGAATCGTAAATGGCATTTTCTTTAATCAGGGACACGTCTGCTGTGCAGGCTCCCGTCTCTATGTTCAGGAAGGCGTTGCCCATGAGATCATCCAGAAACTGAAGGATCGGATTGCAACGCTCATAGTGGGGGATCCCCTGGATAAGAATACGGATATAGGTGCCATCAACTCCAAACCGCAGTTGGAGAAAATACAAACTTATGTGAAGATTGGTGTCGACGAGGGAGGAACCCTGTACCAACCTCGGTGTGACCTGCCGGAAAAAGGCTACTGGCACCCTCCCACATTATTTACGAACGTATCTCAATCGCACCGCATTGTTCAGGAAGAAATCTTTGGACCCGTACTGCCCATCCAGACCTTCAGAACCGCAGATGAAGCGATTGAAAAAGCTAACAATACACCCTACGGCCTCTCGGGCGGCGTATGGACCGACAAGGGATCCAAGATTTTCAAGATCACAAAAGAAATTCGAGCAGGCGTCATCTGGGCGAACACGTTCAACAAGTTTGATCCGTCTTCCCCGTTCGGTGGCTATAAAGAAAGTGGTATGGGGCGTGAAGGGGGTGTTCCTGGTCTGTTGCCTTACGTAGTGCTCGTGTAA
- a CDS encoding aldehyde dehydrogenase family protein: MGKRLDIRKTYKLYIDGKFPRTESGRYYKWTDPKGGQVLNICRGSRKDFRDAVVAARRAFAPWEGRTAYNRGQIIYRIAEMLEGRRDQFEVELTLQGATRKEARREVENTIDRLIYYAGWADKYQQVFSSVNPVAMPYFDFTVHEATGVVAVIAPETSSLWGLVSLLAPVVVGGNTCVVLASNSHPLCAITFAEVLQTSDLSPGVVNMITGMRSELLEHFASHMDVNAIVYCGENADEIKMVGEKSSLNVKRVVTLTDSGWNRKTAQGPYHILKTQEIKTTWHPVGI; the protein is encoded by the coding sequence ATGGGTAAGCGACTGGATATTCGAAAAACCTACAAGCTTTACATTGATGGAAAATTCCCTCGGACGGAGTCAGGAAGATATTACAAGTGGACAGATCCCAAAGGTGGGCAGGTCCTGAATATTTGCCGGGGTTCCCGGAAGGATTTTCGGGATGCCGTAGTGGCTGCACGAAGGGCATTTGCTCCATGGGAAGGGCGAACCGCTTACAACCGGGGTCAGATCATCTATCGTATTGCTGAAATGCTTGAGGGTCGTCGGGATCAGTTCGAGGTTGAACTCACCCTTCAGGGAGCGACTCGAAAGGAAGCACGGCGGGAGGTTGAGAACACCATTGATCGACTGATTTATTACGCTGGTTGGGCTGATAAATATCAGCAGGTTTTCAGCAGTGTAAATCCAGTTGCCATGCCCTACTTCGACTTTACCGTTCACGAGGCGACAGGTGTGGTGGCCGTTATCGCTCCTGAAACGTCATCATTGTGGGGGCTTGTGTCACTGCTTGCTCCAGTTGTAGTCGGCGGGAATACATGTGTTGTTTTGGCGTCCAATTCGCATCCGCTCTGCGCGATTACCTTTGCGGAGGTGCTTCAGACATCCGATCTCTCTCCTGGTGTGGTCAATATGATTACCGGAATGCGTTCAGAATTGCTGGAACACTTCGCCTCGCACATGGATGTCAATGCCATTGTGTATTGCGGGGAGAATGCCGATGAAATCAAAATGGTGGGGGAGAAATCATCATTGAACGTAAAGCGGGTCGTAACACTGACCGACAGCGGTTGGAACAGAAAGACAGCACAGGGACCTTATCATATTCTGAAAACACAGGAAATAAAAACAACCTGGCACCCGGTGGGCATATGA
- the rlmD gene encoding 23S rRNA (uracil(1939)-C(5))-methyltransferase RlmD: MPRPKVGDELPLTIESIAYGGKGVAKAGDFVVFVKHGLPQQKVLARIVKRKSGHAEAVPVEILQQSLQAVRAKCDHFPTCGGCAFQNLDYAAQLEEKRKQTLDLFRRMGGIHSVKLDRVVAAENPFHYRNKMEFSFSNRRWILPDEDQGVDATFALGLHVAGRYEKVLNIDTCWIQKPIANEILKSVRETVLENGLEPYDILKHTGFVRNLVIRVGENTGEVMVNLVTSREEPDLLRPVVERLTTDFPQVVSIVNNITRRKAAVAYGEWEVLLFGQPTIREELGGYTFEISPNSFFQTNTAQAEKLYKVALEFADFSGDEILYDLYSGSGSTSCCAASHVGQVYGFDVIPSAVQDAVRNAISNGLFNCRFFEANLDRYFRTTSILKEIEKPDAVLVDPPRAGMHPKLVKDVIRMAPRKIIYISCNPSTQARDVAVFTEGKYKVRSLAMVDMFPHTPHIETVALLERTGSV, encoded by the coding sequence ATTCCCAGGCCAAAAGTAGGTGATGAACTACCACTGACGATTGAATCAATCGCCTACGGAGGGAAAGGCGTTGCCAAAGCGGGAGATTTCGTGGTCTTCGTCAAGCACGGACTTCCTCAACAAAAAGTCCTTGCTCGAATTGTCAAGCGGAAGAGCGGGCATGCTGAGGCCGTACCGGTGGAAATACTTCAACAGTCACTACAGGCAGTCCGGGCCAAGTGCGACCATTTCCCCACGTGCGGCGGTTGTGCGTTTCAAAACCTCGACTACGCTGCCCAACTAGAAGAAAAACGGAAACAGACCCTGGATCTTTTCCGTCGCATGGGCGGAATCCACTCCGTCAAACTGGACAGGGTGGTTGCGGCGGAAAACCCCTTCCACTACCGGAACAAGATGGAATTCTCATTCTCCAACCGACGTTGGATTCTGCCCGATGAAGATCAGGGAGTGGACGCCACGTTCGCTCTGGGACTCCATGTGGCAGGACGATATGAAAAAGTCCTGAACATAGACACCTGCTGGATCCAGAAACCGATAGCCAATGAGATTCTCAAAAGTGTCAGAGAAACGGTCCTGGAGAATGGCCTGGAACCGTACGACATCCTGAAACACACCGGCTTTGTCCGGAATCTCGTTATCCGGGTGGGAGAGAACACGGGGGAAGTCATGGTAAATCTGGTGACCTCAAGAGAAGAGCCGGACCTGCTCAGACCCGTGGTTGAAAGGCTCACAACAGATTTCCCTCAGGTTGTGAGCATCGTGAACAATATCACCCGGCGAAAGGCTGCCGTGGCTTACGGGGAATGGGAGGTTTTGCTTTTCGGACAGCCCACCATTCGGGAGGAACTGGGCGGATACACGTTTGAAATCTCCCCCAACTCGTTTTTTCAGACAAATACCGCTCAGGCCGAGAAACTCTACAAAGTGGCGCTGGAGTTCGCCGACTTTTCTGGAGATGAGATTCTCTACGACCTCTACAGCGGCTCAGGGTCTACGTCGTGCTGCGCGGCTTCGCACGTGGGACAGGTTTACGGGTTCGATGTGATCCCTTCCGCCGTTCAGGATGCTGTACGCAATGCGATATCAAACGGGCTTTTCAACTGTCGTTTTTTTGAGGCAAACCTGGACAGGTACTTCCGGACAACCTCCATATTAAAGGAGATTGAGAAACCGGATGCTGTCCTGGTTGACCCGCCGAGAGCGGGAATGCATCCGAAACTCGTGAAAGACGTGATCAGGATGGCCCCCCGAAAGATTATCTACATCTCCTGCAATCCTTCCACTCAAGCCAGGGATGTGGCGGTGTTCACGGAGGGCAAATACAAGGTGAGAAGCCTCGCAATGGTGGACATGTTCCCCCACACGCCCCATATCGAGACGGTAGCCCTTCTGGAGAGAACCGGAAGTGTTTAG